A window of the Anoplopoma fimbria isolate UVic2021 breed Golden Eagle Sablefish chromosome 17, Afim_UVic_2022, whole genome shotgun sequence genome harbors these coding sequences:
- the tsen2 gene encoding tRNA-splicing endonuclease subunit Sen2 — MQAEFKAPRRRRRVYEELQAPLPVSSRPEDSTDYRAELLNQHVVVCHQDHIQKIYSQGYFGKGVLSRARPDYSISDQWEQHEGLSLPVISQSRYEELLRWAGSALSAQGLDEDAVNQTLLSISQPVEMEDVRSEMRGGGEPGPNGGACPHTKRPWPGSGVEPEAKKSCRLGPQNHDPDPSSDQDPDLDPDPSSDQDSDLNSDSDSDPAPAPDPLVPGPGFVLVVSDSEVCGAVREVRRTPFSLTEYLQLSLEEAFFLVYSLGCLSVYQNQEPLSIIQLWRTFRSLRPDFVSSFAAYQHCRSSGWVPKEGGGAKYGVDLMLYRKGPPFYHASYSVVIERTDDAFRGSALRPFSWRSLAALSRITSNVSKELMLCYVIHPADLSEAELDSPVCLSRLKVQKVIVSRWVSSRERAEQEDI; from the exons ATGCAGGCGGAGTTTAAGGCCCCGCGGAGGCGCAGACGGGTCTATGAGGAGCTCCAGGCCCCGCTGCCGGTGAGCAGCAGGCCGGAGGACAGCACCGACTACCGGGCAGAGCTCCTCAACCAACACGTGGTGGTCTGTCATCAGGACCACATCCAGAAGATCTACAGccag GGTTACTTTGGTAAAGGGGTCTTGTCCAGAGCCAGACCGGACTACAGCATCTCTGACCAATGGGAAC aacatGAAGGTTTGTCTCTACCTGTCATCTCACAATCCAG GTATGAGGAGCTCCTCAGGTGGGCGGGTTCCGCTCTCTCTGCTCAGGGATTGGATGAAgatgctgtcaatcaaaccctGCTCAGCATCTCTCAGCCAGTAGAGATGGAGGATGTGAGGAGCGAGATGAGAGGCGGAGGGGAGCCTGGACCAAATGGGGGAGCCTGTCCCCACACAAAGAGGCCGTGGCCGGGGTCAGGGGTCGAGCCGGAGGCCAAGAAAAGCTGCAG GTTGGGCCCACAGAACCACGACCCTGATCCCAGCTCAGATCAGGACCCTGACCTAGACCCTGATCCCAGCTCAGACCAGGACTCGGACCTcaactctgactctgactctgatcctgctcctgctcctgatCCTTTGGTTCCCGGTCCTGGTTTTGTCCTAGTGGTCTCTGACAGTGAG gtgtgtgGGGCCGTCAGGGAGGTCCGGCGGACTCCGTTCTCTCTCACAGAGTACCTGCAACTCAGTCTGGAGGAG GCCTTCTTCCTGGTCTACAGTCTGGgctgcctgtctgtctaccAGAACCAG GAGCCCCTGTCAATCATCCAGCTGTGGAGAACATTCCGCTCCCTGCGGCCCGACTTTGTGAGCTCGTTTGCAGCCTATCAGCACTGTCGAAGCAGCGGGTGGGTCCCTAAAGAAGGGGGCGGGGCCAAGTACGGCGTGGACCTca tgtTGTATAGGAAAGGACCACCTTTCTACCACgcaag TTATTCGGTCGTAATTGAGCGGACTGATGATGCGTTCAGGGGCTCGGCATTGCGTCCGTTTTCGTGGCGTTCTCTGGCGGCTCTCAGCAGGATCACCTCCAACGTCTCCAAG gaGCTGATGTTGTGTTACGTCATCCATCCAGCCGACCTATCAGAAGCTGAGCTGgactcacctgtctgtctgagcaGACTGAAGGTTCAG AAAGTGATCGTCAGCAGGTGGGTTTCCTCCAGGGAGCGAGCGGAGCAGGAAGACATCTGA
- the LOC129105289 gene encoding MKRN2 opposite strand protein-like: protein MDLNVIRLSHCQKEIFCFSVPEECPSCGEELRGSRLQEAPVSLPSPLSNGHKTSCCLLVAPAHDNHNREFDGTSDLHTGISNTSGVVYNYTCGGVGRDQSGWERCVSVPLVRPDMFHLLAQWDQYLDRFSEGSMWDPAWHRFDEEHHNCFTFCLQFINSVLAAEGRSSLSRETFTHSFILPRMRRVTKYTTLYQHIQKHRYYMVDRQEDRQEDTSDKPGLF, encoded by the exons ATGGATCTCAATGTGATCCGACTGAGTCACTGTCAGAAGGAGATCTTCTGTTTCTCGGTGCCGGAGGAGTGTCCAAGCTGTGGGGAGGAGCTGAGGGGGAGCAGACTGCAGGAGGCACCTGTCagcctcccctcccccctcagcAACGGACACAAGACctcctgctgtctgctggtcGCACCTGCACACGACAACCACAACAG AGAGTTTGATGGGACATCAGATCTGCATACTGGTATCTCCAACACTTCAG gagtagTGTATAACTACACCTGTGGAGGTGTTGGTAGAGATCAGAGCGGGTGGGAGCGCTGCGTCAGTGTCCCTCTGGTCCGACCCGACATGTTCCACCTGCTGGCTCAGTGGGACCAGTACCTGGACCGCTTCTCTGAGGGGTCCATGTGGGACCCCGCCTGGCACAG gttcGATGAGGAGCACCATAACTGCTTCACTTTCTGTCTTCAGTTCATTAACAGTGTCCTGGCAGCAGAGGGGCGGAgctctctgagcagagagaccTTCACTCACAGCTTCATCCTGCCGAGGATGAGGAGGGTCACCAAATACACCACGCTGTACCAGCACATACAGAAACATCGGTACTACATggtggacagacaggaggacagacaggaagacacaTCGGATAAACCAGGCTTATTCTAG